The genomic interval TACCACGCCTGCAGATATCGGTGGCTTAATCACCGACCCGATTCCCAATAGCATCCCTGTCAATATCAGCAAGAACAACACATCAGCCAATATTACGGTGCTATGGTCTGCTTATAACGGACACAAAACCGAAGCAGTGACCAGTTTGCTCAATGGTATGACCGATGAAAGCCGTGCCGATGCTGACTTGTCACTGGATGAACAATACACCACGCTTACCAAACGCTATTTTCAAACCCAGCTTGCCATCATGGCAGCTTATCTACGCGCCGATGCACTCAATGCGATTCGTGCCACCGACCATGCCGCACAGCGCGCACTCGATGTGGGGCTGATTTCAAAAGTCGAGCGTTTGGAAGCCAAAAAAGCCTTAGCCGATGCCGAATACGAAAATAGCAAAGCGCTGAACGATGCTGAGCTTGCCATGACCGCGCTACAGCGATTACTGCGGACGCCGTATTTTATCAAACCAACATCGCCTTTATTTGTATCCACCAAACCGTTGCCGCCACTGAGTTATTTTCAGCAGCAGGCTAAAATGCATCACCCAGGTTTCGATAAGGTCGCCGCCAAATACAACCAAGCCAAAGCGCTACATGAATTTAGTGAATCCGCCTACAAACCCAATGTCACCGTCTTTGGTCGCTCGGAAATCGACGCTGACCCAAATTGGATTGCCGGGGTGTCTGCCAACTGGAAATTGTGGGGTGGGGTAGATCGGCGTACCAGTACCCAATCTAGCCTTGCCAAGCTGCACCAAGCCGAATTTAGCCAAGTCGATGTCAATGATAATATTATGTTATTGGTAGAAAAAAATTGGCAAACAGTCAACAATGCACGCGATAATTTTATTGCCTTAAATACCAATATTGAACTCGCCAGTGAGATGCTACGCTTTCGTCAGCTCGGTTTTAAAGAAGGCGTCAACACGGCCGTAGAAGTGATGCAAGCCGAAGCCAATTTGGAAAAAGCCAAAACTGAGCAGGCCAAAGCGGCAAATGATTATGTGCAGGCAATGGCAGACTTGATGCAAAGCTGCGGTACGCCGCTAGAGTTTAACCGTTATATGCAGGCAGCGGACGTCAAGCTACCCGCGATTTATTTTGAACATCGTAAAAACTAATCAATTATTTTAACCCGTGTCTTTATTTCACCAGTAGGCTTACCGTATGGCTGATCCACAAAACCCAACACCAGACAATGCGATGGACAACGCTAAAGACAACGCTAAAGACAACACTTTGGACAGCGCTGCGGATAATGCGAATGCAGCGATGAACGCTCAAGCTGCCCAAGCTGCTGATGAGCCGCACGCAGAGGACAGCCTGGCAGCCGCTACGACGGATAGCCGTTACATGCCGCCTACCAAAAAACCCAGTAAAATCCGCACCATCATTATAGCTTTGATTATCCTTGGGCTGATTGGACTGGTCGCGTGGGGACTAATCAAAGACAAGCGCGAAACGCGCAGCGCGCCTGTGACCATCCAAGGGCATATGGAAGTAGAGCAAACGCCTGTCGCTGCCAAAGTTGCCGGTCGTATTGCCAATATTTATGTCAAAGAAGGCGATGAAATTAGCGTCGGCACACGCCTGATTGATATGGATAGCCCGGAAATCAATGCCAAGGTCGAACAAGCACAAGCAGGCAAAGAGTTAGCCCAAAGTCAACTGGACAAAGCCAACAATGGCGCAAGACCGCAAGAGATTGAAATGGCAAAATACCAGTACGATGCTGCCCAATCCGCGGCTGACCTTGCCAAAGTCACCTATGAGCGTATCAACCGACTCGCAGCAGAAGGCTTGATGTCACGGCAAAAACGTGATGAAGCCTATACCAACTATGTCGCCAATGTCAATAAAGCCAAAATTGCCAAAGCCCAATATGAGTTAGCCAAAACGGGCGCGCGCAGTGAAGATAAAACCGCCGCCCAAGCGCAAGTCAGCCAAGTAGAAGGCAAGCTTAAGGAAGCGATGGTGGCCAAAGAAGAAGCCAATCTTAAAAGCCCGATTGCGGGTATCGTGGACAACGTGATTGTCAAACCAGGTCAAGTGGTTGGGCAGGGCGTACCACTGATGACCATTGTTGACCCCAAAGACCAATGGGTCGTGCTTAACGTTACCGAAAACAATCTAAACCATTTTGCAGTCGGTAGTGAATTTAGCGGTACTGTTCCTGCGTTATCGGTCAACAATCAGCCTTACCGCCAAGTGTTTAAAGTGTACGCAAGCTCAGTGCTATCAGATTTTGCCACGTGGCGCCCCACCAACAGCAAAGACGGCTTTGATATGCGCACCTTTGAGATTCGTGCGCGCCCGAGCCAGTCAGATACACGCCTAAGACAGGGCATGACCGTATTGGTTGATATACCGGCAAGCCAGCAGCCAACCCAAACACAATGAAGTCAACTATGGCATCAAAATCGACATCAAAACTGACATCAAACAAGCGCTCTAAAGCGTCACCGACATCGTCCGCTGTGCCAAATGCCAGTGACAGTGACAGTGTTAGGGCTAGTGCCAGTGCCAGTATTGGTGCTAGTGACCATGAGCGTCATGCGTATGCACAGTTTGATAACCGCTCAGGCTTTGTGCAATTCTTTGCGGCATTTTGGCACAGTGCGCGCCGTGAATGGGATTTTTTGGTGCAAAATCGCTGGGATTTTTCCTTGATGTTTTGGATGCCCATCGTATTGATATTTTTGGTTTGGTGGATTTTTAGCAAAGGCATGGCAGTCGGGATTCCGATTGCAGTCATAGACAATGACCACTCCGCGCAATCTGCGACGATTATCCGTTATATTGATGCGACGCCTGAAGTTGCGGTGGTCAAAAGTCTTCATAGTGCCGCTGCCGCTCAGCAAGCCATCGAGACTACCGATGTCATGGCGGTGGTTGAAATCCCAGAGAATTTTTCAACCAATCTACTGGCGGGCAAAACCTCGCGCTTGCTACTCAATGTCAATGCCCAGTATGGCACGCATTCAGGCATGATACAAAAAGCGGTACAGACAGCAGTCACTACCTTTTCGGCAGGGGCAGAGATGCAGCGGCGAGTTGCCATTGGCGAAGATGTCACCCTGACCAAAACCAGTTATGCACCGATACAATCGCAAAGTGTGGCACTGTTTAATACTGCCAATAATTATCAGCAATTTTTGGCAGTCACTGTGGTACCAGCCTTGCTACATATTTTGTCAATGGTGATTGGGGCTTCAACTGTCGGGCGAGAGCTGGTCGACAAGACGTTAGGTGAATGGTATCAGTCGCTAACACCCCCCAAATTTGCCAGTAACCGCCTCTCTAACCCCAGCAATCCTGTCACACTGGGGCACGAAAAACCTAAGCTATCGCTGATTATCGCAGGGCTCAATGGCAAATTAATTTGGGCGATGTTTGCCTATACGCTTTGGGCAGCGGTGGCATTGACCTTGGTGATGCAAATCTTCCCCATTCGTTTGGCATCCGTAGCGATTACTTATCTGATATTTTTAATGTTTATGATGGTGTCGTTCTGGCTTGGGGTGATTGTCACGGTAGGTACGTTTTCGTATCGTCAAGGCTTGTCATTTACCGGATTTATCTCCGCGCCGTCATTTGCTTTTTCAGGGGTGACATTTCCATTTTTGGCGATGAGTCCTGCCGCGCAGCGTTGGGCAAATGCCCTGCCATTAACCCATTATCTCAACTTGCAAACCACCCAATTACAAATGGGCGCACCGCCATCGTTTGCCTATAGCAGCTTTATCGGATTTTTTATTGCCGTCATGATTACCTTGTTGTTAGCCGCGTTGTTGACCAAAAAGGCCTTGTTGAAGCCTGAAAAATGGGGGCAACGCTAATGCCCACCCAGACAACGCCCAGCAAAGTCGACGTAAGCAACTCTGGCAACTCTGCCAACATTTGGGAGCGCGGTTTTTTGCTGCAAGTTTTGCATGTATGGCGCAGCGTGTTTCAAGACAAAGGGGTGCTCAGTATGCTACTGATAGCCCCGATTATTTATGGCTTTTTTTACCCGTGGCCGTATTCAAAAGAAGTGGTGCGTCATGTTCCTGTGGCAGTGGTGGATTATGACCATTCAAGTTTATCGCAGACCATTATCAGCTACGCCCAAGCCAATCCGCGCATCCAAAGCACCATTGTAAACGATGAAAACAGTGCCAAGCAGCTGATGTGGCAAGGCAAGATTGCAGGCTACATGGTGATACCCTCAGGGCTGTATCAAAAAGTGACCACAGGACAACCTGCCAAGGTGAGTATCCTTGCCAACGGTAACTATTTTTTGCTGAATAAACAAGTACAAACGGGGTTTTTAGAAGTCATCGGCACCGTGTCCGCAGGGGCGAAAGTACAAAAAAATGTTGCCATCGGGCAAGACATCACGGTTGCCAAAAACAATATTTCCCCTGTGGCGCTGACGATTAATCCGTTATACAACCGTACCGAAGGCTATGGCAGCTACATTGTCCCTGCGGTTGCGATATTGATTCTGCAGCAGATGTTTTTGATGGGCACGGCAATGCTAGTGGGTACTTGGGCAGAGCAAGACATGCACCGCGCTTCGATGAAAACATGGCTTGCGCGAATATTGGGGTTAGCGTGTTTTGGTTTTGTGCTTGGCTGTTTTTATTATGGCTGGGTGTTTTCGAGCAATGACTATATCCGTAACCAAAATCTGACGGGCTCACTGGTATTGCTTGCGCTGTTTTTCCCTGCGGTAACGGCACTGGGCTGTCTACTTGGGGTGTGGTTTGGGGCGCGAGAACGGGCGATGCAAATTTTGGTCGCAAGTTCAATGCCGATGCTGTTTGTCTCAGGGATTTCATGGCCGTATCAAATGCTGCCTGAGCCCCTGCAGTATTTGCGCTGGGTGTTGCCTAGCACCTCTGGGATGAATGCATCTGTGATGCTGAACCAAATGGGCGTGCCACTGGCGTATGTCAACGTGTATCTCATGGCACTCATGATGATTTTCTTGGTTTGTTTATTGCTGCTACTTTTATTAGCCAGTAAAGAAAGTGAATCGTTAGCAGATTAATGCTTGCCAACGGTTATTTTCTTCCTTATGCGGTTACTTGCCCAAGTTACGATGCGTTTAGCAAGTATCCATTATCCATCATTTGATAAACTTTTCGATAGCACATTGACACAGATGGGCAATACGTGGTTATCTAGCACAATGGATACAACATAATTGAATTTTTCAACTGATTGGCATATAGGATTTATCAGTGATCAGTATTTTTGATTTATTTAAAATTGGGATTGGACCTTCAAGTTCGCATACCGTCGGACCGATGAAAGCGGCGAATCTGTTCGTTAGCGCATTATCACAGCAGCAGCTACTGACGCAGGTGGATGGGGTGCAAGTCGAGCTGTTTGGTTCCCTCGGTGCGACGGGTAAAGGGCACGGTAGTGATATAGCGGTGATGCTAGGTTTGATGGGAGAGCAACCACAGACGACGGATGTCACCGCTATTTCACAAAAAATTGCTGATATCCAAGCGCAAAACACGCTGTATCTAAATCAGCAGCATAAGATTAACTTTGTTGCTGACAAGGATTTAATCCTAAATGGTAGGGTATCGCTGCCCCATCATCCCAATGCCCTGACTATCACTGCTTTTACAGGCAATGACATTGTTTACCAAAATACGTATTATTCAATCGGCGGCGGGTTCGTGCAGACTGAGCAAGAAGCCCAAGCAAAAGAACCGGTGATTGAAAGCGTCAAAAAACCGGTACCTTATCCCTTTAACAACGCCAAAGAATTATTACAAATTTGCCAACACACTCAGCTGTCAATCGCCCAGGTGGTTCGAGCCAATGAACTGGCTAACTTGGGTGAAGATGAGCTGCTGGGTGGACTTAACGACATTTGGCAAGTTATGCAATACTGTGTCAATGATGGTTGCCGCCACGATGGTATTTTACCAGGGGGGTTACAAGTACAGCGCCGCGCCAAGGCGATTTATCAGCAGTTATCCGCTGCCGATAGCCGAAAAGCGTTTAATGACGCGCTTGCCGTGATGGATTGGGTGAATCTGTATGCCTTGGCAGTTAATGAAGAAAACGCCAGTGGCGGACGTGTAGTGACTGCACCCACCAATGGTGCGGCAGGCGTGATACCTGCGGTCATGCATTATTACCGAGATTTTTGTCCAAGTTATACGCTGCAAGGTTTGCATGATTTTCTGCTAACCGCTGCGGCGATTGGCATCATTATCAAAGAAAACGCCAGTATCTCAGGCGCAGAAGTGGGCTGTCAAGGGGAGGTCGGCTCGGCGTGTGCAATGGCGGCGGCAGGGTTAACCTATGTGCTTGGTGGTAGTCCTGCGCAATGTGCCAACGCTGCCGAAATTGGCATCGAGCATCACCTTGGTATGACGTGTGACCCGATTGCGGGGTTGGTGCAAGTGCCTTGTATCGAACGCAATGCCATGGCGGCAGTAAAAGCGATTAATGCCTCAAGGCTTGCGCTTAAAGGCAATGGGCAGCATGTGGTATCGCTTGATAAAGCCATCAAAACCATGAAAGAGACAGGCAGAGATATGATGTCAAAATATAAAGAGACCGCAATGGGCGGGCTTGCTATCAATGTCCTAGATGAGGATTTTGCCGCCCGGTCAAATCTGATTCCGACGCTGGATGTGACGGTCAATTACAGTCAGTGTTAGTGCTACAGTAAAAAAAACCGATTCGCCAACGAATCGGTTTTTTTGTGCTTATCAATCAATGGCAGGTTGATAATCCCCTGTGATAATACGGTCTTTGATGTCATCAGCTTGTGCCAATACTTGCGCCAGTAAGGCTTTGACATTGTCAAGCGTGGCGATGGGGCTTAACGTGGTCATTTTTAGCGATTGCACATCTTGGTGAGCATCCCCTTGCTTTTGGTAACTGACGCGCGTCACGCCGATATTGGCTTCACCTTTGGCAAATAGCTCATCGGCGACATTTTGGTTTAAGCTATCAAGCAACTCAGCTGGGTAGTCTTTGGGTACCACGCGAAATAGCACGGAGGCAAACTGTGGCTCTACCAACAATTCAAGTCCATCAGTGGCTTTGATGTAATCAGCGACTTCGCGGGTCAAATCAACGCCATGGTCAATCATCGAGCCGTATAATTCTTCGCCCAAGGCTTCCACCGTGAGCCATAATTTTAGCGCATCAAAACGGCGTGTGGTTTGCAGCGACTTAGAAACTAGGTTGGGTACGCCATGTTCTTCGTCATACGCAGAGTTCAAATACTCAGCTTCATAATGCATGAAGCGATAGTTGGCTTCATCTTTGAGCAAAAATGCCCCGCAAGAGATGCTTTGGAAGTAATGTTTATGGAAGTCGAGGGTGATAGAGTCGGCTTGCTCAATGCCTGCAAGTTTATCGCGGTAGTTATTCGATAAAATCAGCGCACCGCCCCAAGCGGCATCAATATGAAGCCATGCACCGTACTCATGAGTAAGCTTACGAATCGCAGGGATTGGGTCAATCGCGCCCGCGTCGGTGGTGCCTGCGGTAGCGACCACACAGGCGATGATTTTGCCTTCGGCCTTCAGTTGCGCCATGGTGTGTTCAAGTGCGGCAACATCCATCTGCGCTTGGTCATTGACTGGCACAGTGACCACCGATTGAAAACCCATGCCCATCATTGCCATGTTTTTTTGCACGCTAAAATGCGCGTTTTCTGAGCAGATAACTTTCACTTTTTGCATGGCATCGGCTGGGATACCGTCACGCTGTACTGACCATTCTGACCCATCGTCATTTTTATAGTTTTTGGCGATACACCAATCACGGGCGAGTAACACGCCCATCAAGTTGGATTGGGTACCACCTGAGGTAAATACGCCTGCTTGTCCGCTACCAAAACCGACTTTTTGACGTAGCCAATCAATCAGTTGCACTTCCATCAGTGACCCTGCTGGGCTTTGATCCCAAGAGTCCATCGATTGGTTGGTGGCATTAATCAGCACTTCGGCGATTTGACTGGTCACCATCGTTGGGCAATGCAAGTGAGCGAGCGAATGTGGGTGATGCACCTTTAGGCTTTTATTAAGGAATAATTCGACTGAACGTTTTAATGCGTCTTCTAGGCCAAGTCCTTCTTTTGATGGCTGAAAAGCAATCTCAGCGCGCAGCTGCTTGATACTACCGCCGGTGTACATTTTGTCGTTTTTGAGCCAATCGGTGACGGCTTGCACGGCAGTGTTCATGTTTTTTTGGTAATCGGCAATGGATTGGCTGTCATTACAAAATAATGCTTGGCGGTGCTGTGATAAGTTTGACATGATAAGTCCTTGCATTCTTTAAGATAGAGTTAACTATAAATTGTCATTAAACAGAGTGATACGAGCAAATGGTTAATTTATTTTACAAAATTACGTTTATACAGTTGATGATTTACAATATTGGCTTTGGCATCGTTTTTATCCCAAATTTGCAGTTCCCACGGATAATGAAAATCGCTCGCATTTTTAAAATACACATGCACACCGATATACCCGTCGATATCACGTAAATACCAATTTTTTAGACTGTAATCTGTTTTCCAATCATCCAATTTTTTCATGATGTCTGTCACATCGGCCGATGGCAAAATTACCCGAGCACCAAAAATATCATTTAAAATATTATTGACTGGGTACTGGTTTTGTCGTGCCAAATAGCGATTGACTTTGTCATGGATACTTTCAGCCGTTTTAACACGGTAAAAAAAATCGATATTTTGGATATCGGCAAATGCCAAATAATCATTAATCGCTTCATGCAAATTAAGCCGATATGACAAGATAGGCTGAATAGGGACGGTTTTGAGCGTATGTGATAGATTGATTTTTTGTACCTTGCCTGTTTCGAAATAATCTTGCGAATACTCACCATGAATCCGATTGATTTCTCGAATCAGGCGTTCGGTCTTGGCGATATTGGTTTCCATATTTTACTCAAAATAAAATAAACAGATAATAAAAACGGCAAAGCCACGTCAGTAACTTTACCGTCTTGATAGGCAATAATCAATTACCCACGTACTTTTTGCACGGCTTCTTTGACTGACTTTTTAAAGCGTTCAAGCACCGCATCACATTCTTCTTGAGTGATGTTAATCGGGCAAAGCAAGCGAATCACTGTACCGCCACGACCGCCTTTTTCCAGCAGTAACTTGTTGTCAAAACACGCTCTTTGAATCGCATTCGCCATCTCAATATCGGCAGGATATGAGCCGATACGGTCAGCAGGTTTACGCTCATCGACAATCTCAATACCGGTCATCAAGCCGCGACCGCGCACGTTACCGATACAAGGAAATTCTTGGGCAATTTTTTTGAGTTCATCGCGCAAGAATTCACCACGGATACGCGCATTTTCCGCCAAGTTTTTGCTGCGGATTTCATCCAATACTTGAATCGATGCTGCCATCGCTAGCTGATTGCCACGGAAAGTACCGGTGTGACCGGCTGGCGCCCATGCGTCGAATTTTTTGTTGATAGCAAGTACGCATAGGGGCAAGCCACCCCCGACCGCTTTACTCATCACCACCACGTCAGGCACGATGTCGGCATGTTCGAAGGCAAACATTTTGCCTGAGCGCGCAAACCCAGCTTGCACTTCATCCAAAATCAATACGATATCATGCTTAGCGGTCACTTCACGGATTTTTTGTAGCCATTTTTTGGGCGCAGGCACGACACCACCTTCCCCTTGAATCGCTTCTAGGATGACCGCTGCAGGTTTGACCACGCCGCTTTCAACATCTTCAATAAAGTTTTCAAAATAGTAAGTCAGCGCATCAACACCCGCTTCACCCCCTAGACCAAGTGGGCAGCGGTATTCATGCGGATAGGGCATAAACTGTACCCCTGGCATCAAATTGCCAACTTTCTCTTTGGCAGACAAATTGCCGGTCATGGCAAGCGCGCCATGGGTCATACCGTGATAACCCCCGCTAAATGCGATAACGTTGTCACGCCCTGTATAAGTTTTTGCTAATTTGATTGCCGCTTCTGTACCGTCAGCACCGGTCGGACCGCAAAATTGCAATACAAAATCTTTTGGAAAAAAAGACAGCAAGGATTCGGTAAATGCATCTTTGACAGGTGTGGTGATATCTAGGGTGTGCAGTGGCAGGCCACTTTCTAACACATCGTATAAGGCTTGTTTGACGGCTGGGTGATTGTGACCCAAGGCTAATGTACCAGCACCGGCTAGGCAATCAAGGTAATCATTGCCTTCAACATCGGTGACCCAAATACCTTGGGCTTTAGCTATAGCTAGCGGTAGTTTGCGGGGATAACTACGAACATTAGACTCCATCGTGCTTTGACGAGTTAAGTAATATTCGTTAGTGGCATGAGAAATAGGGTGTACAGGGGTTGCTACGTGTAAATGCGTTTGGCTCATATCGGATTACCATCTCAGATAACGGGCGAAAAGGTTAGTTTTTTGGCTATCTTTCTCGTATTTGTGAATAACATATCAGTCAGGATGACTGACACCAAAACAAAAACGTTATACCGCAAAACCCCAAAATGCCATAACACTGCACCTAAGACCTAACAATATAACGTTCAAAATTTATGGGGGCATAATACGCTTTTTTTGTGAAAAATACAGTCTTTTTTGCAAAAAATCGGATCAATCTTTCAAATTGATAACAATGATGAGTTTTCGGACACGTTAGGCGGGCTTGATGAATGGTAATATTATAACTGAAGTTACGCACCGCTAATAGCCTTAAGCTGGGCAAAAGCCGACTGATTAGCAGAAATTAGTAACTTCGTACGCAAAGCGAAATGATTCAACTTGGTTTTGATTTTCAAACACTCAAGCTTAAACACCGCATACGTGGCTAAAAACATATGATTAAACCGAGCCCTTTGGCTATGAGCAGGCGACTTACCCAAATTGGCATTTTGCTTTAACGACTTATGATACACTTCAACCTGCCATCGTTTTTGATAGCCGTTGATAAATTTATCCTTGTCGCATTGCAAATCTGAGCATACCAGATATAACACCCCTGTAGAATCGTCCTTGTTTGTAAAGACTCGGCGTAATAACAAGACTTCATCATGATAGTCATTTAAAAAGCCGCGAACAGGGGTATTATCGGGTAGATTAGATTCATCAATACGTACAAAGTTACCTTTTTCTCTATCATCAGGGGTTAAAGCCACCAAGCGATTTGACTTTAACGCAAAGATGAAATGCTTGTTAGCTTTACGAATATGTTTGAATGTCGCTTTGGCTGAAAACCAAGAATCGGCTAATACATAGTCGAATTTGACTTGGTTTTTGATTGCCCTATCAAACATATCAAGCAGTCGCTGATTTTTGGTTTTATCGAGATTGCAAATTTTTTTGTGTAAACCTATCAAGGTAGCCTAAAATAGCAGCGTACTAAATAACAAACAAATATTCTATATTAATACCCCTCCACCCGATGACCGTATAACATCACAAACTGTCTCATTGCAGGTTTCCAATCTTTAATCGGCATCGTCCATTTCTGCATCGTATTGATAAGCGCCATATAAATCGCCTTAAATACCGCATCATCATTTGGGAAAGTCTTTTTGGTACTCGTCACCTTTCTTAAGCTAGCATTCAATGATTCAATGGTATTGGTGGTATAAATCACCCGTCTGATGTCTTTGGGATAATCAAAGAACGTGGTTAATCGCCCCCAGTTTTCTTGCCAGGACTTGGATATCTGTGGATGTTCGCCGTCCCATTTCTCCGCAAAGGCTAGTAAGTTGTCTTCTGCCTCAGCCAAGGTATCCGCCCCGTAAATGGTTTTTAAATCAGTCGCTATTTCTTTTCTTTGTTTATAGCTGACATACTTCAATGAGTTTCTAACTTGGTGGACAATACACAGTTGAACCTTGGTTTTAGGAAATACCGTTTCAATTGCTTCAGGAAAGCCTTTTAGTCCATCACAGCAGGCAATAAAGATATCATTAACCCCACGGTTTTTAAGCTCGTTCATTACTGAAACCCAGAACTTGGCCCCTGAACGAGGAAATAGCGAAGCATCGCTTCGCCCGAGTGCAAGGCGAGAGCTGTGCTCGAGTGATTCTTGGCAATCCAAAGACCCAGCAATTCTTTTCGACCTTCGGTGTTGATGCCTAAAGCCAGATAAACACATTTATTATGAGCAATGCCTTCTTCTCGGTTTTTGACCACCAACCCGTCAAGATAGACGACAGGGTAAATTGGTTCAAGTGGGCGCTGTTGCCATTGTTTGATTTCATCCATTACGCTGTCAGTGACTGTGGAGATAAAAGTGGAGGAAACGTCAACGCCATAGATTTCTTTTAAGTGCGCTTGTATATCACGGGTGCTCATGCCTCGGGAATATAGGGAGATGACCTTATCATCAAAGCCGTTTAGGGTCCGTTCATGTTTTTTAACAAATTGTGGCTCGAAGCTGCCTGCTCGATCCCTTGGTACGTCAAGTTCTATTTTGCCAAAGTCAGTACGGACGGTTTTTTTAGTGGTGCCGTTACGGGCATTGCTTTTTTTACGAGCGGGTTTGCCTGCAAGTGATACGGTTTCTTCGCTTATGGTACTAGGCTGGATAGTTTCTTCTTTGGCTGATGGCTGTTCGTCCTCAAGCCAATCATTTTTAGGTTCATGATTGATGAAGTCATCAAGCGTTTCTTTATCAGCTTTGCTTTGGTAGTCGTGTTTGGCGTAGCCAAGATGATGGGTCATTTCGGCTTGTAAGGCTCGTTCGGCAAGTCGTTTAGTGAGTTGTTTTAAGATACCGTTTTCACCCAAGATTTGTTCGGGTGTTTGGTAATCTTTAAGTAATTCGTCAAGCAAAACTTCTGTTGATTCTTTCATGTAAATATTCCTGTGTAAGTCCTGGTGTTAAAATTGGGTTTACACAAAATATTTTACAGTCTCGCAACAGACAAAACCGCATTACATAGGGCATTGGTGAGAACTGAACAGCGAACCGAACAGCAAAGCCGAACAACAGGCAGGCATGATTGATTTTATAGATTGTCATTGCTGGACAGGTTTACACTATAACCCCCATTGGGGAATGTTCATATGAACATACTTAAAACGCAACACCCAGCCAAAGATAAAGCCAGTCATATCAAGCCATGAGCATAGAGCGCAACACTAAACGCAACAGCTAAAAGGACTTTTTAGGCACGTTAGGCGGGCAAGATTTTTCGGAAGTCAAAAGCAGGTGAAAACGCTTGTAAAATAGCCATGCAAGCATAAGACATCACCACAAGCGATTATAGAACCAAGCCCGCCTATATTGAGATGATAACGGCTAGATTACGGCAAGTTTTTCTTGGAATCAGTAACGGTAAGATTACGGTAAGGAATTGGACAAGGATAGCTATAGCAATACCATGATTTAACTTTACTTAGCTTTACTGAATACAAAATCTAAAAATGCGCCTAACCCTTGCCAGTCATTCAATAAGACCATTTTTGCATTGGTAGGTTGTAAAGAAAAAGAAGTTTTCGGACAACTTAGAAAGTAGTTTTTGAGCACGTTAGAAAATGACTTTTGCGATAAGCGAACCCTACTTTTTACACACGTTAGGCGGACATTTAATCCAGTAAGCAAAATTATTGACCACATAAGACAAATTAAAAAAGTCAAAACCCATTAAAGCCACACAGGGCAAGGCATAAGGCTAGTTTTGCATTATGGCTTGTCTATATTTTTTCATTGGTAAAGTTAAAGGGAGGTATGAACCATTTAGTAAAATTTGAGTTTTGCGGACTGCTATAAAAAGATTGTACCAGTAGGAAAAACTTAGTTTTTTGACATTATAAAAAAGAGTTTTCCGCCCAGTACGAGTAGGAATTTTTGCCTACGTTAGGCGAGGGAGGATAAAAGCATATTGGCAATGGTTTAACGAG from Moraxella osloensis carries:
- a CDS encoding L-serine ammonia-lyase; amino-acid sequence: MISIFDLFKIGIGPSSSHTVGPMKAANLFVSALSQQQLLTQVDGVQVELFGSLGATGKGHGSDIAVMLGLMGEQPQTTDVTAISQKIADIQAQNTLYLNQQHKINFVADKDLILNGRVSLPHHPNALTITAFTGNDIVYQNTYYSIGGGFVQTEQEAQAKEPVIESVKKPVPYPFNNAKELLQICQHTQLSIAQVVRANELANLGEDELLGGLNDIWQVMQYCVNDGCRHDGILPGGLQVQRRAKAIYQQLSAADSRKAFNDALAVMDWVNLYALAVNEENASGGRVVTAPTNGAAGVIPAVMHYYRDFCPSYTLQGLHDFLLTAAAIGIIIKENASISGAEVGCQGEVGSACAMAAAGLTYVLGGSPAQCANAAEIGIEHHLGMTCDPIAGLVQVPCIERNAMAAVKAINASRLALKGNGQHVVSLDKAIKTMKETGRDMMSKYKETAMGGLAINVLDEDFAARSNLIPTLDVTVNYSQC
- a CDS encoding pyridoxal phosphate-dependent decarboxylase family protein — its product is MSNLSQHRQALFCNDSQSIADYQKNMNTAVQAVTDWLKNDKMYTGGSIKQLRAEIAFQPSKEGLGLEDALKRSVELFLNKSLKVHHPHSLAHLHCPTMVTSQIAEVLINATNQSMDSWDQSPAGSLMEVQLIDWLRQKVGFGSGQAGVFTSGGTQSNLMGVLLARDWCIAKNYKNDDGSEWSVQRDGIPADAMQKVKVICSENAHFSVQKNMAMMGMGFQSVVTVPVNDQAQMDVAALEHTMAQLKAEGKIIACVVATAGTTDAGAIDPIPAIRKLTHEYGAWLHIDAAWGGALILSNNYRDKLAGIEQADSITLDFHKHYFQSISCGAFLLKDEANYRFMHYEAEYLNSAYDEEHGVPNLVSKSLQTTRRFDALKLWLTVEALGEELYGSMIDHGVDLTREVADYIKATDGLELLVEPQFASVLFRVVPKDYPAELLDSLNQNVADELFAKGEANIGVTRVSYQKQGDAHQDVQSLKMTTLSPIATLDNVKALLAQVLAQADDIKDRIITGDYQPAID
- a CDS encoding GTP pyrophosphokinase, coding for METNIAKTERLIREINRIHGEYSQDYFETGKVQKINLSHTLKTVPIQPILSYRLNLHEAINDYLAFADIQNIDFFYRVKTAESIHDKVNRYLARQNQYPVNNILNDIFGARVILPSADVTDIMKKLDDWKTDYSLKNWYLRDIDGYIGVHVYFKNASDFHYPWELQIWDKNDAKANIVNHQLYKRNFVK
- a CDS encoding diaminobutyrate--2-oxoglutarate transaminase gives rise to the protein MSQTHLHVATPVHPISHATNEYYLTRQSTMESNVRSYPRKLPLAIAKAQGIWVTDVEGNDYLDCLAGAGTLALGHNHPAVKQALYDVLESGLPLHTLDITTPVKDAFTESLLSFFPKDFVLQFCGPTGADGTEAAIKLAKTYTGRDNVIAFSGGYHGMTHGALAMTGNLSAKEKVGNLMPGVQFMPYPHEYRCPLGLGGEAGVDALTYYFENFIEDVESGVVKPAAVILEAIQGEGGVVPAPKKWLQKIREVTAKHDIVLILDEVQAGFARSGKMFAFEHADIVPDVVVMSKAVGGGLPLCVLAINKKFDAWAPAGHTGTFRGNQLAMAASIQVLDEIRSKNLAENARIRGEFLRDELKKIAQEFPCIGNVRGRGLMTGIEIVDERKPADRIGSYPADIEMANAIQRACFDNKLLLEKGGRGGTVIRLLCPINITQEECDAVLERFKKSVKEAVQKVRG
- a CDS encoding transposase: MIGLHKKICNLDKTKNQRLLDMFDRAIKNQVKFDYVLADSWFSAKATFKHIRKANKHFIFALKSNRLVALTPDDREKGNFVRIDESNLPDNTPVRGFLNDYHDEVLLLRRVFTNKDDSTGVLYLVCSDLQCDKDKFINGYQKRWQVEVYHKSLKQNANLGKSPAHSQRARFNHMFLATYAVFKLECLKIKTKLNHFALRTKLLISANQSAFAQLKAISGA